The nucleotide window CCGCTCGGAAACCCGCAAGGCGCTCCGTCGGTTCTTTGAAGTGGACGCCGAGAACGTGGCGGTCGCGGCGCTCTACTCGCTGTTCCAACAAGGGCAACTCGACCCCGGCACCGTCAAAAAGGCGGTCGCGGAACTGGGCCTGAACCCGGGCGCACCGCACCCGTGGACGGTCTGATACACATACCCGGTAATATTGCCGCTTTCTTGACGAGCCGCGACCGCCAGGGAGCGGTGCCACGTATCCCGCTCCCTGGCGGTCGCGGCTCGTCAAGAAAGCGGCACCCGTTGCGGGTTCATGTATGAGGACCGGCTCACACGTTGCCAACCCGAAGGTCGTAAAGCCGCACAACAATCTCCGGCTTTACGACCTTCGACTTTCGAACCTTCGACAGCACGCGAAGCAAGCATAAAGAGCCACACATGGACTTTCATCTGCCGAACCTGGGCGAGGGCATTGAGGGCGGAACCATCACCTCCGTGCTGGTGAAGCCCGGCGACACGGTCACCACCGGTCAGCCGGTGATGTCCGTCGAGACCGATAAGGCGTCGATGGAAGTCAATGCCGAGTCCGACGGCACCGTGGACGCTGTGCTGGTGAAGCCCGGCGACAAGGTGAGCATCGGCGCCCCACTCCTGAAACTCGGCGGCGGCCAAAAGGCCGAACCGAAGGCGGAAGCGAAACCGGCCGCGAAAGCCGCGGCCGAGGCGAAACCCGAGCCGCCCCCAAAGGCCGCTCCGGCGCCCGCTCCGTCGAGCGGCGCGGCGACCGCGTTCGCGCTCCCCGCGCTCGGCGAGGGCATTGAGGGCGGGACCATCACCGCGGTGTTCGTCAAAGCCGGCGACGCTGTGAAAGCCGGCCAGAACGTTGTCGCGATCGAAACCGACAAGGCCGCGATGGAAGTGGCCGCCGAAGCCGACGGCACCGTCGAGGCGGTCCACGTCAAGCCCGGCGACAAGGTGAGCATCGGCGGCCCGCTGCTAACGCTCAACGGCGGGGCTGCACCTCAACCGCAGCCGAAGGCGTCCGCCCCAACTCCCCAGCCGCCCGCGACGAAACAACCCGCCACTGAACAGGCAAAGCCCCAACCGCAGCCGACGCATGCGGCGTCCGCCAACGGGAGCAACGGCGCCACAAAGGCGATTATTCCAGCCGGCCCGGCTACGCGTAAACTGGCCCGCGAGCTGGGCGTCGCGCTCGCCGAGGTCAAGGGCACGGCCCGCGGCGGCCGCGTCACCCTGGACGACCTCAAGGGCTTCGTGAAGGGCGAGCGCACCCGCGCCAAGGAGAGCGGCAGCGCGGGCGGGGCGCTCGCGGCCGACGCGGTCGTCGTTAACAAGTACGCGCTCCCGCCGCTGCCCGACTTCTCGAAGTACGGCGCGGTCGAGGTCGCCGACGTTGCGACCATCCGCCAGACGATCGCGAAGAACCTCACCGCCGGCTGGCGCACCATGCCGATGGTGACCCAGCACGAGCTGGCCGACATCACGGACCTCGAAGCGGGCCGCAAGCGGTTCGTGGACCAGCTCCCGAAGGGCGCCTCCAAGATCACGATGACGGTGCTCGCCATCAAGGCGTGCGTCGCGGCGCTCAAGGAGTTCCCGCGGTTCAACAGCTCCTACGACATGAACGCCGGGAAGCTGATCCTCAAGAAGTACTTCCACATCGGCATCGCGGTCGATACCGAGCGCGGGCTGGTGGTGCCAGTGATCCGCGACGCCGACAAGAAGAGCATCCGCGACCTCGCCGCGGAGGTCTCTGCCCTCGCGGTCAAGGCGCGTGACAACAAGCTGAGCATCGACGAGATGCGCGGCGGCACGTTCACCATCACCAACCTCGGCGGGATCGGCGGGACCGCGTTCACCCCGATCGTAAACTACCCGGAGGTGGCCATTCTCGGGCTGTCGAAGTCGGCGATGCAGCCGATCGTAAAGGACGGCCAGATCGTCGCCCGGCTGATGATGCCGCTGAGCCTGACCTACGACCACCGGGTCATCGACGGCGCCGACGGGTGCCGGTTCACGGTGCGGCTCGCGCAACTCTTCAGCGACCCACTGCGGCTCCTCATGGAAACGTGAGCCCGAAGCAGGCAGTCGTGATCGCGCGGGAGCGGCACACCATCCGCTCCCGCGCGGCCGCGGCTCATTGCCAAACGTTACAAACGTTCCCGGCCGCGGAGCCAGAGGCGCGAGCCCCGAAACCCGATCACACACCGCGAACAAGATCGCGGCCCGCGCGCCACCACAACCCGGCGGCGGCTAAAACACAGACGGCCGCGGCGGCCAACAGCCAGCGAAACAAATCCTCCTGAGAGATCGCCAGTTCGCTCCGCGCGGCGTTCCACACCGCCGCCGGCCAGCCCGCCGCCAACAGGGCCACCGGCAGCAGCAGCCGGAACGCCCGCACGTCCGCCACACAGCGAACCGTCAGCCACGCTCCGAGTGCGATAACGAACGCGATCCCGGATGCGGACAGTACCGCCGCCGCTACCCCCACCCGCACGCCCTGTTCGGCGATGAACGCCATCCCCACGGCGGTCACCGCGACCGCCACGAACCCGCTCCCGCGTTCCGCGTGCGCCTGAACCTTCGACCGCAGCACGGCCCGCCGGTCGAGCGGGGCGGCGAGGAGCGAATCGAGTGTGGCACGGAACCGCTCCCCCGCCACCGCCCCGCTCACCCCGACCGCCACCGGGAGGAGGTAGCGCCCGGCCGCCAGAACTCCGGCGGCCATCAGCAGCCACCCGCCCTCAACGGCCGACAGAGTCCGAGACCGGGACGCGTCGCCCGCGTTGAGACCACGCACCAACCGATCGACCTGGGCCCAGGTGCCCCACAACAGGCACAGCAGCGCGAGCACGGCCGCGAGCCCCCTCAGCACCTTTGACGCCAGCGGCAAGGTCCACGCCGGGCGCCAGCCCACGCACCGCTCTTTCCACAGCACCGGATCGGCCGGATCGAGCGGCGGGAGGTCCGGCGGCACCTCGTCTTCGGGCCGGATGAGGGGCGGTTCCGCCGGCCGTGGCGGCGGCGGGTACGTGGTCACCGGTGGCGGGCCGGCCGTCGCCTCGCGGAGCCGCAGCGCCCCCGCCGCCCGGGCCAGCAGCGCGAACCCGATCAGCACCTGAAGCAGCGGGTAACCCACCGCGAGTACCAAGAAATCGGTGTCGGAAAGTCGGAACCGGGAAGCCAGCACCAGTACGCCGAACGGCGTCGCTAACAGACACGGCGGCACGAAGGCGCCGCACACCAGTACCACGGCCCGCCCGTAAGCGCCGACGACCGCGGACCGCAAGTCGGGCGCGCGGCACGCGGCCCCGACGCCGATCGCACCGCACAGCACCACGGTCCCAACGGTCAGAGCGTAGCCCGCGCCCAGCAGCCGCACATCAATGCCACCGAACAGGACCGTGATCATGAGCACCGGCACCCCCGCCAGCACCGCCGCCAGCACGAACGCGATGCGCCCGGCCGCCTTGCCGAACACGATCTCCCGGTCGCTCATCAGCGTGATGAGCAACAGGGGGAGCGTTTGCCGGTCCTTCTCCTCGGCGACCGCCGAAGCGGCCAGCGCCGGCGTCACCGCGACCACGGCGATCAGTTGCGCTTCGAGGGTGAGCAGTGCG belongs to Gemmata obscuriglobus and includes:
- a CDS encoding 2-oxo acid dehydrogenase subunit E2 → MDFHLPNLGEGIEGGTITSVLVKPGDTVTTGQPVMSVETDKASMEVNAESDGTVDAVLVKPGDKVSIGAPLLKLGGGQKAEPKAEAKPAAKAAAEAKPEPPPKAAPAPAPSSGAATAFALPALGEGIEGGTITAVFVKAGDAVKAGQNVVAIETDKAAMEVAAEADGTVEAVHVKPGDKVSIGGPLLTLNGGAAPQPQPKASAPTPQPPATKQPATEQAKPQPQPTHAASANGSNGATKAIIPAGPATRKLARELGVALAEVKGTARGGRVTLDDLKGFVKGERTRAKESGSAGGALAADAVVVNKYALPPLPDFSKYGAVEVADVATIRQTIAKNLTAGWRTMPMVTQHELADITDLEAGRKRFVDQLPKGASKITMTVLAIKACVAALKEFPRFNSSYDMNAGKLILKKYFHIGIAVDTERGLVVPVIRDADKKSIRDLAAEVSALAVKARDNKLSIDEMRGGTFTITNLGGIGGTAFTPIVNYPEVAILGLSKSAMQPIVKDGQIVARLMMPLSLTYDHRVIDGADGCRFTVRLAQLFSDPLRLLMET
- a CDS encoding ABC transporter permease — its product is MWPFASVGTLAVWELRRLARRGQAMRVRLVLLYALFLTFLGLTAYSFSPLPLRLIFLSRLPPLSLRECAEFASTFALLTLEAQLIAVVAVTPALAASAVAEEKDRQTLPLLLITLMSDREIVFGKAAGRIAFVLAAVLAGVPVLMITVLFGGIDVRLLGAGYALTVGTVVLCGAIGVGAACRAPDLRSAVVGAYGRAVVLVCGAFVPPCLLATPFGVLVLASRFRLSDTDFLVLAVGYPLLQVLIGFALLARAAGALRLREATAGPPPVTTYPPPPRPAEPPLIRPEDEVPPDLPPLDPADPVLWKERCVGWRPAWTLPLASKVLRGLAAVLALLCLLWGTWAQVDRLVRGLNAGDASRSRTLSAVEGGWLLMAAGVLAAGRYLLPVAVGVSGAVAGERFRATLDSLLAAPLDRRAVLRSKVQAHAERGSGFVAVAVTAVGMAFIAEQGVRVGVAAAVLSASGIAFVIALGAWLTVRCVADVRAFRLLLPVALLAAGWPAAVWNAARSELAISQEDLFRWLLAAAAVCVLAAAGLWWRAGRDLVRGV